The DNA sequence AACTAAATGTTTCTTCAGAATTTTCATACGACTCACTTAATGCTTTGTACAACACATCTGGACCTACTGTCGATAATACTAACGAGTCTTCTGTACTGACTACAGGAGTCTGCTCCAAAATCAGTTCATCAGACAATACCATTCTCTCTTCCAGTAGTCAGCTAAGGGAGAGTTCTGTTCTGACCACACTGAAAACCCCAAATTTATTAGCTAGTGGTTCTGAAAGCCTGTCTTCTGTCATTTCTGTGAATGATTTTTGTGATAATAATGAAGAGTTCCAAGACCTGTCAGGACTAATGCAACAGGTAAAGAGAGTTTTTAACTTCTTTAATGTTAGTGTTTCCTTTACCATAAACAGTTCTGTAATTACCATAAggtttaaaactgttttcataaaatGGATCATCCAGAATTAATCTTGACtgaaagcaaaaaaataaaacaagcattGCCTAGATATAAAGGTTGTTGTAACTTATCTAACTTACaacattattatgttttgaaaagAGATATTAAACATTCAATTTGAAACTTGCACTAAAAGcaatttaaatgtatttgattttaaagtatttgttcCAATTGATTACAGGATGTGTTTTCGTTCCCGGGTGTATCTTCACCATCATTTGATGATAATGATGCACATTCATGTACATCACATACTGTCCTTGAGGAATTTTCAACTTCTGAAGATTCTGTTTGTACCTTGGAAAGTGTCAAAGTAAAGGGGAAAAGAAGTCATAAATCATTTTCTTCGTATGAAAACTTTTGTACTGAACACAAGATAAAGGTTCCAAAACACAGTTTCACAGAGAATCCAACCTTTTCGGACAACAGTTATCATACAATGaggaaaaaaaataatgaagCTTCTCGTAAATCGAGAATGACgagaaaagaaaaggaaagagAAATGGAAGTCCAAGCTGAACATCTTGATACTGAAAACAATATGTTAAGGATTAGAGTTCAGAGACTTGAAGAAGTGATAGCTGATCTCAAACAATATCTGATAAATGTGATCgtgaaaaagtaaattttaacattCAGATTGTTTATTGTATTGAACAAATTTATATTGTAGAGTTAGTGCTTTACTAAATATCACGTGTATTTCTTAAGGATTTCTTATCATGGGGggcatattatttatttgtaatttttttcaaatctaatataaaataattttaaaacgatCTACGTAGCAAATAAGTTTGCATGTTATATAATAGGTGCTTTGACACTTTCCCCATGAGACTGCCATATAAATCTTTCTATTAAGACACTAATTTAATCTAATTTGGGTAAACTAATTATGGAATCAAACAAAGTACTCTGAACTTTTAGATTGTCATATAGTAATTTTAAGTGGCTCTAAcagataattaataaaattgacATTGGATCTGAAATTTTATAGTGTTAGCTAACTCATTAAAGCACGAGGACCACTCATagtaaataacttaataatataatttatattatagtaaCTCGTTTTATAGACATGGCTTCTTATTATCAAAGTAAACAAACTTTTGGGACCATACATTAACAAGAGGACCTTAATTCAGATCAAATGAAGTTTCTGaaagttaataattataaaaatatcttttagcATGACACTAAATctacttttattacattttaccaaatgttgttttttaattacattttattttctaggattaaactattttaaaccaAGGTTCTTGACTGCCACCTCTTTATATGCAACTATTGGTGTTTAAGATAAATTGTCTTAAGACAATAATTAAACAGTCAACAAAAGGCGAATGTTAATATGACACCTGGAGtgtatatttttttgttgtacagtttttTTAATGTGCGATTTTGCATATGGTTATTGTTTTACATAGTGGACCTGAAATGTAGATGGTTTATATGGATTGTTACAGTTtgaagttttgtaaatattttgtaaataaatcacTTTGTATGAAATTACTTAACTGCTTTCAAAGAATTTGCATCAGTGATTTGAAGTAGATGTGCCTATATAGTATCTTGCTCTCTGTGTCGTGGAAGACAGGTGcgtttgacctcttcctccaaaATTAGGAGAAATAGGCTTGAACATTTCATAACACTGCttactagaaagaaaaaagtggaTAACATGGGGATCGAACCCACAACCTTCGTATTATCAGCATGATGCTATAAACAAATGAGTTAACGGGCCACGCCCTAGTAGGTATGAACGTTAAATTGTCGATTCGTGCTTCACGCCCTTTATCGCAAAATAAGAAGAGAGCGGGCTGAGAGATCccaccatttgattagagtaacccaagagtagttgaaaataagaagagagcgggctgagagatcccaccatttgattagagtaacccaagcgtagttgaaaataagaagagagcgggctgagagattccaccatttgattagagtaacccaagagtagttgaaagtaagaagagagcgggctgagagatcccaccatttgattagagtaacccaagagtagttgaaagtaagaagagagcgggctgagagattccaccatttgattagagtaacccaagagtagggCTGAGAGATCccaccatttgattagagtaacccaagagttgttgaaaataagaagagaggGGCTGAGAattccaccatttgattagagtaacccaagagctgaaaataagaagagagcggGCCAGAGATTccattatttgattagagtaacccaagagtagttgaaaataagaagagagcgggctgagagattccaccatttgattagagtaacccaagagtagttgaaaataagaagagagcgggctgagagattccaccatttgattagagtaacccaagagtagttgaaaataagaagagagcgggctgagagattccaccatttgattagagtaacccaagagtagttgaaaataagaagagagcgggctgagagattccaccatttgattagagtaacccaagagtagttgaaaataaaagagagcgggctgagagatcccaccatttgattagagtaacccaagagtagttgaaagtaagaagagagcgggctgagagatcccaccatttgattagagtaacccaagagtagttgaaagtaagagagcgggctgagagattccaccatttgattagagtaacccaagagtagggCTGAGAGATCccaccatttgattagagtaacccaagagttgttgaaaataagaagagaggGGCTGAGGattccaccatttgattagagtaacccaagagtagttgaaaataagaagagagcgggctgagagattccaccatttgattagagtaacccaagagtagttgaaaataagaagagagcgggctgagagattccaccatttgattagagtaacccaagagtagttgaaaataagaagagagcgggctgagagattccaccatttgattagagtaacccaagagtagttgaaaataagaagagagcgggctgagagattccaccatttgattagagtaacccaagagtagttgaaaataagaagagagcgggctgagagattccaccatttgattagagtaacccaagagtagttgaaaataagaagagaggGCTGAGACccaagagtagttgaaaataagaagagagcgggctgagagattccaccatttgattagagtaacccaagagtagttgaaaataagaagagaggggctgagagattccaccatttgattagagtaacccaagagtagttgaaaataagaagagaggggctgagagattccaccatttgattagagtaacaagagtagttgaaaataagaagagagcgggctgagagattccaccatttgattagagtaacccaagagtagttgaaaataagaagagaggggctgagagattccaccatttgattagagtaacccaagagtagttgaaaataagaagagagcgggctgagagattccaccatttgattagagtaacccaagagtagttgaaaataagaagagagcgggctgagagattccaccatttgattagagtaacccaagagtagttgaaaataagaagagagcgggctgagagatcccaccatttgattagagtaacccaagagtagttgaaaataagaagagagcgggctgagagatcccaccatttgattagagtaaccaagagtagttgaaaataagaagagag is a window from the Tachypleus tridentatus isolate NWPU-2018 unplaced genomic scaffold, ASM421037v1 Hic_cluster_1, whole genome shotgun sequence genome containing:
- the LOC143241974 gene encoding uncharacterized protein LOC143241974, which encodes MSLWAISGTDIKHHCVGHVYQLFENSDQDFYPSNPETFTTKGVDSDDLFSDEFVRLEKTNLNDIMTTNTGPDLDLEELLLVEDLAAFDAAMREKQYQSHPSNDKELNVSSEFSYDSLNALYNTSGPTVDNTNESSVLTTGVCSKISSSDNTILSSSSQLRESSVLTTLKTPNLLASGSESLSSVISVNDFCDNNEEFQDLSGLMQQDVFSFPGVSSPSFDDNDAHSCTSHTVLEEFSTSEDSVCTLESVKVKGKRSHKSFSSYENFCTEHKIKVPKHSFTENPTFSDNSYHTMRKKNNEASRKSRMTRKEKEREMEVQAEHLDTENNMLRIRVQRLEEVIADLKQYLINVIVKK